A stretch of Brachyspira suanatina DNA encodes these proteins:
- a CDS encoding alkaline phosphatase: MVRLLPVLLLAVFFIGCGQLDYANSENSIKAKNVIILIADGQSTDVITYSRWINGGESLAIDEMLSGAVRTHNADSPIADSAPAGTAIATGYKSSYKQFIGILPDEAILPNSSIPTEARSPIANVLEAAQLLDKATGIVATAEIMHATPAAFSAHDITRKDYDDLSEQQIFQDIDVILGGGYKFFTKEGRKDGKDLISEITNLGYSIIRTSDELNSFTGDRVIGLFADADLAYDIDRNETSQPSLAQMTSKAIEILSKNKNGFFLMVEASKVDWAAHANDPVGLVSDTLAYDAAVKVALDFAKKDNNTMVIAVTDHGNSGFSMGNYDTSLNYQQIRLESLIDPIKKASRSSEYIARKIEAGEDIRETMSKYYSINDMTAAEVNSLTGKTGDDLHYAIGPILAKRAYLGFTSHGHTGEDVPLYTYLPNNKRITGLIDNTDIAKNIAKAMGINLDEASKKLFMSEDEIKKAGAELTSDGQILTIHMKDKTAQMMKNRNIIIVDGEKKTLEGVVVYNESKWYFPAEVLDILNK; this comes from the coding sequence ATGGTTCGATTATTACCTGTCCTTCTTTTAGCCGTATTTTTTATAGGATGCGGTCAGCTAGATTACGCTAATTCAGAAAATTCTATAAAAGCAAAAAATGTTATAATTCTAATTGCTGATGGACAAAGCACTGATGTAATTACATATTCAAGATGGATTAATGGAGGAGAATCATTAGCCATAGATGAAATGTTAAGCGGAGCAGTGAGAACCCATAATGCTGATTCTCCTATAGCTGATTCTGCACCTGCCGGTACAGCTATAGCTACTGGGTATAAATCATCTTATAAGCAGTTTATAGGTATTCTTCCAGATGAGGCTATACTTCCTAATTCTTCAATACCTACAGAAGCCAGAAGTCCTATAGCAAATGTATTAGAGGCAGCACAGCTTCTTGATAAAGCTACAGGAATTGTTGCTACCGCAGAAATTATGCATGCAACTCCGGCAGCGTTTTCGGCTCATGATATCACTAGAAAAGACTATGATGATTTAAGCGAACAGCAAATATTTCAGGACATAGATGTTATACTTGGAGGCGGATATAAGTTTTTTACTAAAGAAGGCAGAAAAGATGGAAAGGATTTGATATCTGAAATTACTAATTTAGGTTATTCTATAATCAGAACTTCTGATGAATTAAATTCTTTCACAGGCGATAGGGTTATAGGACTTTTTGCAGATGCAGATTTGGCATATGATATAGACAGAAATGAAACATCTCAGCCTTCATTGGCTCAAATGACTTCAAAGGCTATAGAGATACTTTCTAAAAATAAAAATGGTTTCTTTTTAATGGTAGAAGCTTCAAAAGTAGATTGGGCTGCTCATGCCAATGATCCAGTAGGATTAGTATCCGATACTTTAGCTTATGATGCTGCTGTAAAAGTTGCATTGGATTTTGCTAAAAAAGATAATAATACTATGGTTATAGCTGTAACAGACCATGGAAACAGTGGTTTTTCTATGGGAAATTATGACACATCTTTAAATTATCAACAAATACGATTAGAAAGCCTTATAGATCCTATAAAAAAAGCTTCACGTTCTTCTGAATATATAGCTAGAAAAATAGAAGCTGGCGAAGATATAAGAGAAACTATGTCTAAATATTATTCTATTAATGATATGACAGCGGCAGAAGTAAATTCTCTTACAGGAAAAACAGGCGATGATTTACATTATGCTATAGGGCCAATATTAGCAAAAAGAGCATATTTAGGATTCACTTCTCATGGACATACCGGAGAAGATGTTCCTTTATATACTTATTTACCTAATAATAAAAGAATTACAGGTCTTATAGATAATACTGATATAGCTAAAAATATTGCTAAAGCTATGGGAATAAATTTAGATGAAGCTTCCAAAAAATTATTTATGAGTGAAGATGAAATAAAAAAAGCAGGTGCTGAGCTAACATCTGACGGTCAAATTCTTACTATACATATGAAAGATAAAACTGCTCAAATGATGAAAAACAGAAATATAATTATTGTAGATGGAGAGAAAAAAACTTTAGAGGGAGTTGTAGTTTATAATGAGTCTAAATGGTATTTCCCTGCTGAGGTATTAGATATATTAAATAAGTAA
- the thiD gene encoding bifunctional hydroxymethylpyrimidine kinase/phosphomethylpyrimidine kinase has protein sequence MVKALTIAGFDGSGGAGIQADLKTFSALGCYGMCVLTALPVQNTQGVRSCYEIELKAIKEQLECIFDDIIPDAIKIGMLFNSDIIKLVANFLSNNSKNIPIIVDPVMVAKSGDRLLLEEAVDSLKKYILPISTIVTPNIPEAEDLTSKKIKTDDDMIDAANDILNMGAKNVMLKGGHLEGELSRDLFINKESKEFLDALRIDTKNTHGTGCTLSAAICSYIAHGKTPLEASKLGKQYLFNALQAAKVDSVGKGHGPVHHFYEAWKHLNL, from the coding sequence ATGGTAAAGGCTTTAACAATAGCCGGATTTGATGGTTCCGGAGGTGCCGGCATACAGGCAGATTTGAAAACTTTTTCTGCTTTGGGATGTTATGGAATGTGCGTACTTACTGCATTACCTGTGCAGAATACTCAAGGTGTAAGAAGCTGTTATGAAATAGAATTAAAAGCTATAAAAGAGCAATTGGAATGCATATTTGATGATATTATACCTGATGCTATAAAGATAGGAATGCTTTTTAATAGTGATATAATAAAATTAGTTGCCAATTTTTTGAGTAATAATTCTAAGAATATACCTATAATAGTTGATCCTGTAATGGTGGCAAAGAGCGGAGACAGACTTCTTCTTGAAGAGGCAGTGGACAGCTTAAAAAAATATATACTTCCTATTTCTACTATTGTAACTCCGAATATACCTGAAGCTGAGGATTTAACTTCAAAAAAAATAAAAACCGATGATGATATGATAGATGCCGCTAATGATATACTCAATATGGGGGCAAAAAATGTTATGCTTAAAGGCGGACATTTAGAAGGTGAATTGTCAAGGGATTTATTTATTAATAAAGAAAGCAAAGAGTTTTTAGATGCTTTAAGAATAGATACTAAAAATACACATGGTACAGGATGCACACTTTCAGCAGCAATATGCAGTTATATAGCACATGGCAAAACTCCTCTTGAGGCTTCAAAATTAGGAAAACAGTATTTATTCAATGCATTACAGGCTGCCAAAGTTGACAGTGTAGGTAAAGGTCATGGCCCTGTTCATCATTTTTATGAGGCATGGAAGCATTTAAATCTATAA
- a CDS encoding response regulator gives MRVLVYDSSLQIRDSFISILITAGYEVVAVKDKNNILSMFGKLPFSIAIIEVEENDTEMESILEKIYLDDRYHGVHVIVHVADPTREFFTKMMRIGVSGFLLKPFNEKDFLNRFNVLIDKAGVKPRKLKHIVINNLDNFKLVFRHDGVRQILHGMIIEMSPVGLKFIMPPEEASLEVGHVIKNASMSISSYKISFSINILEKIGNEYIGEFVDLSVFNSKLICKFIYDKYIEKLK, from the coding sequence ATGAGAGTATTAGTTTATGATTCATCTTTACAAATAAGGGATAGTTTTATCAGTATTCTTATTACGGCAGGATATGAAGTTGTGGCTGTAAAAGATAAAAATAATATTTTAAGTATGTTCGGTAAACTTCCTTTTTCTATTGCGATTATAGAGGTTGAGGAAAATGATACAGAAATGGAGAGTATACTTGAAAAAATTTATTTAGATGATAGGTATCATGGAGTTCATGTTATAGTTCATGTTGCTGATCCTACAAGAGAGTTTTTCACTAAGATGATGAGAATTGGGGTTTCAGGATTTTTGTTAAAGCCATTCAATGAAAAAGATTTTTTGAATAGATTTAATGTTTTAATAGATAAGGCTGGAGTTAAGCCTAGAAAACTAAAACATATAGTAATAAACAATTTAGATAATTTTAAATTGGTATTTAGACATGATGGTGTAAGACAGATTCTTCATGGTATGATAATAGAAATGTCGCCTGTAGGCTTAAAATTTATTATGCCTCCTGAAGAAGCTAGTCTAGAAGTAGGGCATGTTATAAAAAATGCTTCTATGTCAATTAGTTCTTATAAAATAAGTTTTTCTATTAATATACTTGAAAAAATAGGAAATGAGTATATAGGAGAGTTTGTCGATTTATCAGTATTTAATTCTAAATTAATATGTAAATTTATATATGATAAATATATAGAAAAATTAAAATAA
- a CDS encoding alpha-amylase family glycosyl hydrolase — MKTSVYNLFPPLLGHIKNWYSHIDRIKNMGFEWVYINPITYPGFSGSLYATKYYYQYNPAFFTSCEQEIAEKEIKDFIAYCNNKNIKVMIDLVINHSSKDCNLTNEHLEWYKTKDGALQSPGAWDNGKWVEWGDLAMFNNKRDPNEKDEEENADNKDNSEEENNQYINNNEILNPIWYYWNDLIKHNLDLGFSGFRCDAAYKVPKELWKYLIDNAKKINNEVIFFAESLGCSIEDTKKLIDAGFDYVASSARWWDYEGEWFIEQYDLAREKCQQIAFPSNHDTRRLIEEYDGNIWKVKQTFLFTAIVCDMWMITLGDEYGFLKRCNVVGGNEKDYENINYDLSEYIKDITNYIKNNPILANCGKIVSVEIEEKKKLEKLKKETDTHNENHEHNEYYEQERIYKEKKEKDPFRKFYKYNLDESDKLLIIVNITSKTEKLDTKEYGIKEDISFEGKIENITETIDILPYQLKIFTL, encoded by the coding sequence ATGAAAACATCTGTATATAATTTATTTCCGCCGCTTCTAGGGCATATAAAAAATTGGTATAGCCATATTGATAGGATTAAAAATATGGGTTTTGAATGGGTGTATATTAATCCTATAACATATCCCGGATTCAGCGGAAGTCTGTACGCTACAAAATATTATTATCAATATAACCCTGCTTTTTTCACTAGCTGTGAACAAGAAATTGCTGAAAAAGAGATTAAGGATTTCATTGCATATTGTAATAATAAAAATATAAAAGTAATGATAGATTTGGTTATTAATCATTCATCAAAGGACTGTAATTTGACTAATGAACATCTTGAATGGTATAAAACCAAAGATGGAGCTTTACAATCTCCCGGAGCTTGGGATAATGGTAAATGGGTTGAATGGGGCGATTTAGCTATGTTCAATAATAAAAGAGATCCCAATGAAAAAGATGAGGAAGAAAACGCTGATAATAAAGATAACAGTGAAGAAGAAAATAATCAGTATATAAACAATAATGAAATATTAAATCCTATATGGTATTATTGGAATGATTTAATAAAACATAATCTTGATTTAGGATTCAGCGGATTCAGATGCGATGCTGCGTATAAAGTTCCTAAAGAATTATGGAAATATTTAATAGATAATGCTAAAAAAATAAATAATGAAGTTATATTCTTTGCTGAAAGTTTAGGCTGCTCTATAGAAGATACTAAAAAACTCATAGATGCCGGTTTTGATTATGTGGCAAGCAGTGCTAGATGGTGGGATTATGAGGGCGAATGGTTTATAGAACAGTATGATCTAGCAAGAGAAAAATGCCAACAAATAGCATTCCCAAGTAATCATGATACTAGAAGGCTTATTGAAGAATATGATGGCAATATCTGGAAAGTAAAACAAACTTTCTTGTTTACAGCAATAGTATGTGATATGTGGATGATAACTTTAGGAGATGAATACGGATTCTTGAAAAGATGCAATGTTGTGGGCGGAAATGAAAAAGATTATGAAAATATAAACTATGATTTAAGCGAATATATAAAAGATATCACTAATTATATAAAAAATAATCCTATACTTGCTAATTGCGGTAAAATAGTTTCTGTTGAGATAGAAGAAAAAAAGAAACTAGAAAAATTAAAAAAAGAAACCGATACTCATAATGAAAATCATGAACATAATGAATATTATGAGCAGGAAAGAATCTATAAAGAAAAAAAGGAAAAAGATCCTTTTAGAAAGTTTTATAAGTATAATTTAGATGAAAGCGATAAACTTTTAATCATAGTTAATATAACTTCTAAAACTGAAAAATTAGATACAAAAGAATACGGTATAAAAGAAGATATATCTTTTGAAGGAAAAATAGAAAATATTACAGAAACTATAGATATATTGCCGTATCAATTAAAAATATTCACTTTATAG
- a CDS encoding GAF domain-containing sensor histidine kinase, which yields MEERKSIDSFFSDLSMGLLFAENTNEIDRVVDLFLEKTCQYYGFDCGEVYFPKGDYLILRGVYGIDRYYVCKVDFPISANHCKDVLYDQKIYVGENINHTNMEVFSDYSSMFVLPIFFYANPIGVVVFRNRENKIEFYNSIIDEIKNVIGHFAVYANNVLQSVTYKERDKQLKLLRELYLKLSDVDDFENNLNQLANDIANIFTANKAFIRLRRENGELYTRSSYGFPYNFDYSIFENDDYISEFWDKGIFFINNTANNKYYERFKGVINRSVLFNRIPAKNNCIGYIVVIDKIPDAVNPLGDFDSNDVNLFNPLLANIASRISEHYNIVELSKANEKNMKHMSRLNTLYDISNILLERSKTEDILFLLLTIATIGDVFAFNRAFAFLYDKEFNVFRGRMCVAPTNAQEAAMIWSNMQKLDKYALREKLMLSFDKRSMEDSWDLNQKFLNTVIPNNENCKLFFDVFNNKNSINITNTDKPEVEQIKQYTDIFGYCPFAIIPIMNATNCIGMVVVDNSYNGKPIPEDDLDYLKMFGRQAAVALEYSYLYNEIEKNNNALKAAEKTLLDLKSLAIIGEMSSSMAHNLRNFIVPIAGFANRLVKVSKEENIKNYAQIIANEVENLENYLRRNLSFAKSINLEVDNIKIEDMIKYLTILSNEYIKKSGKNIKFYAVKVTKEDVVKWDYDRMNEVIFNLIINAIDAINDGDEDSIISVIFDDNAYRESIIDIIVENTNSYIEPELAEKVFTPFFTTKSHGVGIGLAISKRIVEAHGGSMVIKSVNSPSKITTFFVSIPVNLNN from the coding sequence ATGGAAGAGAGAAAATCTATAGACAGTTTTTTTTCAGATTTATCTATGGGGCTGCTTTTTGCTGAAAACACAAATGAAATAGACAGAGTTGTTGATTTATTCTTGGAAAAAACTTGTCAGTACTACGGTTTTGATTGCGGAGAAGTGTATTTTCCTAAAGGGGATTATCTTATACTTAGAGGTGTATATGGAATAGATAGATATTATGTATGTAAAGTTGATTTTCCAATATCTGCCAATCATTGTAAAGATGTATTATATGATCAAAAAATTTATGTAGGTGAAAATATCAATCATACAAATATGGAAGTATTTTCAGATTATTCATCTATGTTTGTACTTCCAATATTTTTCTATGCAAATCCTATTGGAGTTGTGGTTTTTAGAAATAGAGAAAATAAAATAGAATTCTACAACTCTATAATTGATGAAATAAAAAATGTTATAGGACACTTTGCTGTATATGCTAATAATGTACTTCAAAGTGTAACATATAAAGAAAGAGATAAACAGTTAAAGCTGCTTAGAGAATTATATTTGAAATTAAGCGATGTTGATGATTTTGAAAATAATTTAAATCAATTAGCAAATGATATTGCCAATATTTTCACAGCTAATAAAGCATTTATAAGACTCAGAAGAGAAAATGGAGAATTATATACAAGGTCTAGCTATGGATTTCCGTATAATTTTGATTATTCAATATTTGAGAATGATGATTATATAAGTGAATTTTGGGATAAAGGTATATTCTTTATAAATAATACGGCAAACAATAAATACTATGAAAGATTTAAAGGCGTTATAAATAGATCTGTACTATTCAATAGAATACCTGCTAAAAATAATTGTATAGGCTATATAGTTGTTATAGATAAAATACCGGATGCGGTTAATCCTCTTGGAGATTTTGATTCAAACGATGTTAACTTATTTAATCCGCTTCTAGCTAATATAGCAAGTAGAATTTCAGAGCATTATAATATTGTAGAATTAAGCAAAGCAAACGAAAAAAATATGAAACATATGTCTCGTTTGAATACATTATATGATATAAGCAATATTTTATTGGAACGCTCAAAAACAGAGGATATATTATTCCTACTTTTAACAATAGCTACAATAGGAGATGTATTTGCTTTTAACAGAGCATTTGCTTTTCTTTACGATAAAGAATTCAATGTATTTAGAGGAAGAATGTGCGTTGCTCCTACTAATGCTCAGGAAGCTGCTATGATTTGGAGCAATATGCAAAAACTAGATAAATATGCCCTTAGAGAAAAATTAATGCTTTCTTTTGACAAAAGAAGCATGGAAGATTCTTGGGATTTAAATCAGAAATTTTTGAATACTGTTATACCTAATAATGAAAACTGTAAATTATTCTTTGATGTATTTAATAATAAAAACAGCATCAATATAACAAACACAGATAAGCCTGAAGTTGAACAAATAAAACAATATACTGATATATTCGGATACTGTCCTTTCGCTATAATACCTATAATGAATGCTACAAATTGTATAGGTATGGTAGTAGTTGATAACTCTTATAATGGAAAACCTATACCTGAAGACGACTTGGATTATTTGAAAATGTTCGGAAGGCAGGCTGCTGTAGCTTTAGAATATTCATATCTTTATAATGAAATAGAAAAAAATAACAATGCATTAAAAGCCGCTGAAAAAACTTTATTAGATTTAAAAAGTTTAGCTATCATAGGAGAAATGAGCTCTTCTATGGCACATAATCTTAGAAACTTCATAGTACCTATTGCAGGCTTTGCTAATAGGCTTGTAAAGGTAAGTAAAGAAGAAAATATAAAAAACTATGCTCAAATAATAGCTAATGAAGTTGAAAATTTAGAGAATTATTTGAGAAGGAATTTATCATTTGCAAAGAGTATTAATCTGGAAGTGGACAATATAAAAATAGAAGATATGATTAAATATCTTACTATTTTATCAAATGAATATATAAAGAAAAGCGGAAAAAATATTAAATTCTATGCTGTAAAGGTCACTAAAGAAGATGTTGTAAAATGGGATTATGATAGAATGAATGAAGTTATATTCAATCTCATAATCAATGCTATAGATGCTATAAATGACGGAGATGAAGATTCAATTATAAGTGTAATATTTGATGATAATGCATACAGAGAATCTATCATAGACATCATAGTAGAAAATACTAATTCATATATAGAACCTGAATTAGCTGAAAAAGTATTTACTCCATTCTTTACGACAAAGAGTCATGGAGTTGGTATAGGGCTTGCTATTTCTAAGAGAATAGTGGAAGCACATGGCGGAAGTATGGTAATAAAAAGTGTTAATAGTCCGTCTAAAATAACAACTTTTTTTGTTTCCATACCTGTTAATTTAAATAATTAA
- a CDS encoding DUF3810 domain-containing protein, translated as MKIKITLILSLIFVVIILKIVTFSKNFVENYYSRLIYKNIAGTINRISSNFSFSLGEVLLFLFIIAVIIFIVIAFKKSFFNADIKSLADKSKTALNFLYILACSMIVIYIIFLLVWGLNYHRVPLIENYPPREINNDDIYLLADTLVKNINNLKDEMKYKEVNTNYQALNRMIESEYNKVFEDFEFLNMHYSKTKPIMISKLFLHLQITGIYSPFTSEANVNILIPSISIPFTIGHEMAHQIGIAYEDEANFISYVACSKHTDPFVRYSANFEALLYVLGELKRDENYAHLMSNLNSDTKEEIKKYYEFWQQYMGNLSKVSQKVNDTYLKANSQDDGIKSYSRVVKLLVLYHNINPQ; from the coding sequence ATGAAAATTAAAATTACTTTAATACTATCTCTTATATTTGTTGTTATTATATTAAAAATAGTAACATTTTCTAAAAATTTTGTAGAAAATTATTATTCAAGATTAATATACAAAAATATAGCCGGTACTATAAACCGCATATCTTCAAATTTTAGTTTTTCATTAGGTGAAGTACTTCTTTTTTTATTTATAATAGCAGTTATAATTTTTATTGTAATAGCTTTTAAAAAATCTTTTTTCAATGCTGATATAAAATCATTAGCAGATAAATCAAAAACAGCATTAAATTTTTTATATATACTAGCCTGCTCTATGATTGTTATATATATAATATTTCTTTTGGTATGGGGATTAAATTATCATAGAGTGCCTTTAATAGAAAATTATCCCCCAAGAGAAATAAATAATGATGATATATATTTGCTAGCTGATACTCTTGTAAAAAATATAAACAATCTAAAAGATGAAATGAAGTATAAAGAAGTTAATACCAATTATCAGGCTTTAAATAGAATGATAGAATCTGAATATAATAAAGTATTTGAGGATTTTGAGTTTTTAAACATGCATTATTCAAAAACAAAACCAATAATGATATCAAAATTGTTTTTACATCTTCAAATAACAGGAATATATTCACCTTTTACATCTGAAGCAAATGTAAATATACTTATTCCAAGCATATCAATACCTTTTACAATAGGACATGAAATGGCTCATCAAATAGGCATAGCTTATGAAGATGAGGCTAACTTTATATCGTATGTAGCATGCTCTAAACATACAGATCCATTTGTAAGATATTCAGCTAATTTTGAGGCACTTCTATATGTTTTGGGTGAATTAAAAAGAGATGAAAATTATGCTCACTTGATGTCGAATTTAAATAGCGATACCAAAGAAGAGATAAAAAAATATTATGAGTTTTGGCAGCAGTATATGGGAAATCTTTCAAAGGTAAGCCAAAAAGTTAATGATACATATCTTAAAGCAAATAGCCAAGATGACGGAATAAAAAGTTATTCAAGGGTTGTTAAACTATTAGTATTATACCATAATATTAACCCTCAATAA
- a CDS encoding STM3941 family protein: MNEELNDKELNNNDTLINNDSSFPEIEIYVNKRKLSILIFVSLIFIVMGIFIFINKKEFKEELISIFILILFSVCLLTFIMQWLKSRKPIITLDENGIAYYVLLKNQNIFIKWADIREILFSKTFIYIYLKEENSLLENKKNNDEPIVIYISEINMKRNTLIYLITHYFENKNHEGDI; this comes from the coding sequence ATGAATGAAGAATTAAATGATAAAGAATTAAATAATAATGATACACTAATCAATAATGATAGCTCTTTCCCTGAAATTGAAATATATGTCAATAAAAGAAAATTATCCATACTCATATTTGTATCTCTGATTTTTATTGTTATGGGGATATTTATATTTATCAATAAAAAAGAGTTTAAAGAAGAACTTATAAGTATTTTTATATTAATACTTTTTAGTGTATGTCTTTTAACTTTTATCATGCAATGGTTAAAATCTAGAAAACCTATAATCACATTAGATGAAAACGGCATAGCTTATTATGTTTTATTAAAAAATCAAAATATATTTATTAAATGGGCAGATATTAGAGAAATACTTTTTTCAAAAACATTTATATATATTTATTTGAAAGAAGAAAATAGTTTATTAGAAAATAAAAAAAATAATGATGAACCTATTGTCATATATATATCAGAAATAAATATGAAAAGAAATACTTTAATATATCTCATAACACATTACTTTGAAAATAAAAATCATGAAGGAGATATTTAA